The Paenibacillus antri genomic interval TTTGCCGGCTCCTTTCCAAGGCGATTTCCTCTGCTCAGGATTCCTCCGAATTGGAATTTCTCTATTGAAATAAGAACATCAGTTCGGTATAATGGGGAAAAGGAGGCGGCGTTCATGGATCAAGCGGAACAGGTAGCTTATTTCTTTCGGCGGCGGTGGCCGAACGGGTTTTCCTGCCCGAGCTGCGGATATGGGGCGTATTATACGATCACGACGCGGCAGCTCCCGCT includes:
- a CDS encoding transposase; this translates as MDQAEQVAYFFRRRWPNGFSCPSCGYGAYYTITTRQLPL